From Rudanella lutea DSM 19387, a single genomic window includes:
- a CDS encoding Fic family protein — translation MKWIWQSPDWPQFTYDAAKFSLLEREFHRNAGVIVGSLAAISDAEVDELRVTLLSNEALDTSKIEGEVLDRDSVQSSIRKQLGLQTDGRRAGPKEAGVAQMMVDVVKSYAEPLTPERLFLWHKMIMNGRTDLETIGGYRTHTDPMQIVSGRLDRAYVFYEAPASSCVESEMIGYIEWFNQAAEAQMPTIVHAGMAHLYFELIHPFEDGNGRIGRIIAEKALAMGARQSLITSLSTTIERDKKAYYQALERANLSLECTEWLVYFSQKILEAQIYVQKMIRFIVFKARYFDRYRGQFNDRQLKVALRLFGEGLDGFKGGLSADNYTRIAKTSRATTTRDLAEMVEMGALKKEGKLRYTRYYLPMEG, via the coding sequence ATGAAATGGATTTGGCAATCACCCGACTGGCCACAGTTTACGTACGATGCAGCAAAATTTTCCCTCTTGGAGCGCGAATTTCATCGCAATGCGGGGGTGATCGTCGGGTCGTTGGCTGCCATTTCTGACGCTGAGGTCGATGAATTGCGGGTGACACTACTCAGTAATGAAGCGCTCGATACCTCAAAAATAGAAGGAGAAGTTTTAGACCGTGACTCGGTTCAGTCATCAATCCGTAAACAGTTGGGGCTACAAACGGATGGCCGACGGGCGGGCCCCAAAGAAGCGGGGGTGGCTCAGATGATGGTTGATGTGGTCAAAAGTTACGCCGAGCCGCTGACCCCGGAACGTCTTTTTTTGTGGCACAAGATGATTATGAATGGCCGAACGGATCTGGAAACGATTGGTGGCTACCGTACGCATACCGACCCCATGCAAATCGTGTCGGGTCGGTTAGACAGGGCCTACGTATTTTATGAAGCACCAGCATCGAGCTGCGTCGAAAGCGAGATGATTGGATACATTGAATGGTTCAATCAGGCCGCCGAAGCCCAAATGCCAACGATAGTACACGCCGGAATGGCTCATTTGTATTTCGAATTGATTCACCCCTTTGAAGATGGCAATGGGCGGATAGGCCGAATTATAGCCGAAAAGGCACTGGCTATGGGAGCCCGACAATCGCTGATCACCTCCTTATCAACGACTATCGAGCGCGATAAAAAAGCCTATTATCAGGCACTGGAGCGGGCGAACCTATCTTTAGAGTGTACAGAGTGGCTGGTCTATTTTTCCCAAAAGATTCTGGAAGCGCAAATCTATGTGCAGAAAATGATCCGCTTTATTGTTTTCAAAGCTCGGTATTTTGATCGGTACCGGGGCCAATTTAACGATCGACAACTCAAAGTCGCATTACGTTTGTTTGGGGAAGGGCTGGATGGTTTCAAGGGTGGCTTAAGTGCTGATAACTACACCCGGATCGCCAAAACTTCACGAGCGACAACAACCCGGGATCTGGCTGAAATGGTTGAAATGGGCGCGCTGAAAAAGGAAGGCAAATTACGATACACGCGCTATTACCTGCCGATGGAGGGGTAG
- a CDS encoding right-handed parallel beta-helix repeat-containing protein — MRITFLSCLIFGLFMNSVTQNALATDYYVHPTLGLDTNTGTSKASPIQSLAKASSLSLQPGDRLLLADGQTFAGSLRCRGWQGSVQQPIVIESVSWQNKPDFGPALIDAKNEAEGILLLDCSHVHVRNLSITANGYTTRNPEQAMRVGVLVTTEKARKVVDIRLEKLLITDIFYENPGVVRTAEEVKSPNGTQKYGWGIRLINQADATVMENIRIADCVVKNVSHTGIKLTGKNQNIQRVEITGNRVQRSGGPGIQMSGVKFVYVAGNEVKYSGSTDDGRKWGRGSGLWTWGASQVLIEKNSFLYANGPGDSAGAHIDYNCDNVVMQYNFSAHNAGGFCEILGNNYNCAYRYNISVDDGHRIKGENGAFQEGKIFWLSGYQGNQRERKGPVNSYFYNNTIYTSPGKVGRLAIDNGSEGVLIANNIFYVPAGLKSVQGDQLKPDESEGLGLERVLFTNNLYLKADCWPTDAIIQDRGALFGDPQFGKPGGLNPTDYLPKNRQVVRAKGIAIPYLPGDEFGLMQGLKMSKDFLGNPVPETPGLGAIEVGEME, encoded by the coding sequence ATGAGAATTACGTTTCTATCCTGCCTGATTTTTGGGTTATTTATGAACAGCGTCACGCAAAACGCGCTGGCTACTGATTACTACGTTCACCCGACGCTTGGCCTCGACACCAACACCGGCACGTCAAAGGCAAGCCCCATTCAGAGTCTGGCTAAGGCCAGTTCGTTATCCCTCCAACCCGGCGACCGCCTGCTTCTGGCCGATGGGCAAACCTTTGCGGGGAGCCTGCGTTGCCGTGGCTGGCAGGGAAGCGTCCAACAACCGATTGTGATTGAGTCGGTAAGCTGGCAAAACAAACCCGACTTTGGGCCCGCGCTGATTGACGCCAAAAACGAAGCCGAAGGTATTTTGCTGCTCGATTGCAGCCATGTGCATGTCCGCAACCTGTCGATCACGGCCAACGGTTACACCACCCGCAACCCCGAACAGGCTATGCGCGTGGGCGTGCTCGTTACCACTGAAAAGGCCAGAAAAGTTGTCGATATCCGGTTGGAAAAGCTCCTCATTACCGACATTTTTTACGAAAATCCGGGCGTGGTCCGAACGGCTGAGGAAGTGAAATCCCCCAATGGGACCCAGAAATACGGATGGGGTATCCGGCTCATCAATCAGGCTGATGCTACGGTGATGGAGAATATCCGCATCGCCGACTGTGTGGTCAAAAACGTGAGTCATACAGGCATAAAACTCACCGGCAAGAACCAGAACATTCAGCGCGTGGAGATAACCGGCAACCGGGTGCAGCGGTCTGGCGGACCCGGCATTCAGATGTCGGGCGTCAAATTCGTGTATGTTGCGGGGAACGAAGTTAAGTACTCAGGCAGCACCGACGACGGCCGGAAGTGGGGTCGGGGTAGCGGCCTCTGGACCTGGGGAGCCTCCCAGGTGCTGATCGAGAAAAACAGCTTCCTGTACGCCAACGGGCCCGGCGACTCGGCCGGGGCGCATATCGACTACAACTGCGACAATGTGGTGATGCAGTACAATTTCTCGGCGCACAACGCGGGCGGATTCTGCGAGATTCTGGGCAACAACTACAACTGTGCGTACCGCTACAATATCAGCGTCGACGATGGTCACCGGATCAAAGGCGAAAACGGGGCGTTTCAGGAGGGCAAGATTTTCTGGCTGAGTGGCTATCAGGGCAATCAGCGGGAGCGTAAAGGGCCTGTTAATTCATATTTCTACAACAACACCATCTACACCAGTCCCGGCAAAGTGGGCCGTCTGGCCATCGACAATGGCTCGGAGGGGGTCTTGATTGCGAATAATATCTTCTACGTCCCTGCTGGCCTCAAATCGGTACAGGGCGACCAACTGAAGCCCGACGAATCTGAAGGCCTGGGTTTGGAACGGGTATTGTTTACGAATAATCTCTACCTGAAAGCCGATTGCTGGCCCACCGACGCTATTATTCAGGATCGGGGGGCTCTGTTTGGAGACCCCCAATTCGGCAAACCCGGTGGCCTGAACCCCACTGATTACCTCCCCAAAAACAGGCAGGTGGTGCGGGCCAAAGGCATCGCAATTCCCTACCTGCCGGGCGATGAGTTCGGTCTGATGCAGGGTTTGAAGATGAGCAAAGATTTTCTGGGCAACCCCGTACCCGAAACACCGGGTTTGGGGGCTATTGAAGTGGGTGAGATGGAGTAG
- a CDS encoding sulfatase-like hydrolase/transferase, with protein sequence MLKILSTILLSGLYLVWNHDFVSRSQAPAAQSPNIIVILTDDQGYADVGFHGSKDIRTPNIDRIARNGAVCSEGYVSFAVCGPSRAGLLTGRYQDRFGFSRNPLVAPNDPTMGLPTSEQTMAELLKKANYSTAVVGKWHLGAHPSLHPNKRGFDQFFGFLGGGHQYFPENLTLKDLSEVKSEYDSYRTRLMYNTKRVEEKEYLTDALSREAVRFIREQQNKPFFLYLAYNAPHAPLQASEKYLSRFADIADPRRRTYAAMISAVDDGVGNILNGLEELKLDKNTIVFFLSDNGGPTPDNASDNAPLRGKKGDFFDGGIRVPFAVQWPGTIPAGSRYSNPVSSLDIFATAAAVSSVKPKNKLDGVNLIPYLTGKNKGIPHDYLFWRNIDGQKLAVRTPTSKLISQPNLEFLFNIKDDISEKNNLAKQDPKTLEALKTEANNWNQQLPPPAFLGLMQEKEYNQLHPDRFKVVDGF encoded by the coding sequence ATGCTAAAAATTCTCTCAACGATACTGCTCAGTGGCCTCTACCTCGTCTGGAATCACGACTTTGTTAGCCGCTCACAGGCCCCCGCTGCCCAGTCCCCGAATATCATCGTGATTTTGACGGACGACCAGGGCTATGCCGACGTGGGTTTTCACGGTAGTAAAGACATACGCACCCCCAACATCGACCGAATCGCCCGCAACGGCGCGGTATGCTCCGAGGGTTACGTATCGTTTGCCGTGTGCGGTCCCAGCCGGGCGGGGCTGCTCACCGGGCGGTATCAGGATCGGTTTGGGTTTTCGCGCAATCCGCTCGTTGCCCCAAACGATCCCACTATGGGCCTGCCCACCTCCGAACAAACCATGGCTGAGCTGCTCAAGAAAGCTAACTATTCCACGGCTGTGGTGGGTAAGTGGCACCTCGGTGCGCACCCCTCGCTGCACCCCAACAAGCGGGGTTTCGATCAGTTTTTTGGGTTTCTAGGTGGTGGCCACCAGTACTTTCCCGAGAACCTGACCCTAAAAGACCTGTCGGAGGTAAAGTCGGAGTACGACTCGTACCGGACCCGGCTGATGTACAACACGAAGCGGGTGGAGGAGAAAGAATACCTGACCGATGCCCTCTCGCGGGAGGCCGTTCGGTTTATTCGGGAGCAGCAGAACAAGCCTTTCTTTCTGTACCTGGCTTACAATGCCCCCCACGCGCCCTTGCAGGCATCCGAAAAGTACCTGAGCCGGTTTGCGGATATTGCCGACCCGCGTCGGCGGACCTACGCAGCCATGATCAGCGCCGTGGACGATGGGGTGGGCAACATTCTGAATGGGCTCGAAGAACTGAAGCTGGACAAAAATACGATTGTCTTTTTCCTCTCGGACAACGGCGGCCCCACGCCCGACAATGCCTCGGACAATGCACCGCTGCGGGGTAAAAAAGGCGATTTCTTTGACGGTGGGATTCGGGTACCGTTTGCGGTGCAATGGCCCGGTACCATTCCGGCGGGTAGCCGGTACAGCAACCCGGTTAGTTCGCTGGATATTTTCGCGACGGCCGCAGCGGTGTCGAGCGTCAAGCCGAAAAATAAGCTGGACGGGGTGAACCTGATCCCGTATCTGACCGGCAAAAACAAAGGCATACCCCACGACTACCTTTTCTGGCGCAATATTGACGGACAGAAACTGGCGGTGCGTACCCCAACCAGCAAGCTGATTTCTCAGCCTAACCTGGAGTTTCTGTTCAACATCAAAGATGACATTAGCGAGAAGAACAACCTGGCCAAACAGGACCCTAAAACCCTGGAAGCTCTGAAAACGGAGGCCAATAACTGGAACCAGCAACTGCCGCCCCCCGCTTTTCTGGGCCTGATGCAGGAAAAAGAATACAACCAATTGCACCCCGACCGGTTCAAGGTCGTCGACGGTTTTTAA
- a CDS encoding RagB/SusD family nutrient uptake outer membrane protein, protein MKKILCLLLTLLLFGCKEEFLDRGSLTQLAEGNFWQTEKDAQLGLNGVYEVLQARVLYSGNLNGSAGIPQHDSFADNTFNNYKFEGPGNFVEARVDPATSFFNEFWTANYRGIARANNAIANIERIPKAAISDANRTVLLGQARFLRGLFYMNLAIHFEDVPLILAVQSLQEAYVPKNTNKEVSDQIIADLKFAGESLPATYPANQYGYATKGAALSLLARFQLYLKNYQEVVALTAQVLTLGYSLNSSYEQLFTEAGEKSKEIVFAVRFLQDQSDNGETFSATFTGIPKVNVQPMRNLVNDYYATDGLPITRSPLYRAATPKLNRDPRLAASVYFRDDIFLTDLNRPFTGNTATTFGLKKYIRNSPSPSGIGVGSPGGQDFYVIRYADVLLMRAEALLETNQLTEVYSLVNQVRARVRMPKIEDVEGTNLSQVALRDIVRHERRVELAFEGLRFFDVKRWGEVEAAYKRATDDRVAAYRPVYRGRMSEVFPIPQTEIDANKNLVQNPVWK, encoded by the coding sequence ATGAAAAAGATTTTATGTTTACTGCTGACGCTGCTGCTGTTCGGTTGCAAGGAGGAATTTCTGGATCGGGGCTCCCTGACGCAGCTGGCCGAGGGTAACTTCTGGCAAACCGAAAAAGACGCCCAACTGGGCCTCAACGGGGTGTACGAAGTGCTGCAGGCCCGGGTACTGTACAGTGGCAATCTGAACGGTTCGGCGGGTATTCCGCAGCACGACAGCTTTGCCGACAATACCTTCAACAACTATAAGTTTGAAGGCCCCGGCAATTTTGTGGAGGCCCGGGTCGATCCGGCAACCAGTTTTTTCAATGAGTTCTGGACGGCCAACTACCGGGGTATTGCCCGCGCCAACAACGCCATTGCCAACATTGAGCGCATACCGAAGGCGGCCATCAGCGACGCCAACCGGACCGTTTTGCTGGGGCAGGCGCGTTTTCTGCGAGGCCTGTTTTACATGAACCTGGCTATTCATTTTGAGGATGTCCCCCTGATTTTGGCCGTTCAATCGTTGCAGGAAGCCTACGTGCCCAAGAATACCAACAAGGAGGTGTCGGACCAGATTATTGCCGATCTGAAGTTTGCGGGCGAATCGCTGCCGGCCACCTACCCGGCCAATCAGTACGGTTACGCCACCAAAGGAGCGGCCCTGTCGTTGCTGGCCCGGTTCCAGCTTTACCTGAAAAACTACCAGGAAGTGGTGGCCCTGACGGCTCAGGTGCTCACTCTCGGCTATAGCCTGAACAGCAGCTACGAGCAGCTGTTTACCGAGGCCGGCGAAAAGTCGAAAGAGATTGTGTTTGCCGTGCGCTTTTTGCAGGATCAGTCCGACAACGGCGAGACGTTTTCGGCCACGTTTACCGGCATTCCGAAAGTAAATGTGCAGCCCATGCGTAACCTGGTTAATGACTACTACGCGACTGACGGTCTGCCCATTACCCGCTCACCCCTGTACCGGGCAGCTACACCAAAACTCAACCGCGACCCGCGTTTGGCCGCTTCGGTGTACTTCCGGGACGACATTTTCCTGACCGACCTGAACCGACCTTTTACCGGAAATACGGCCACTACGTTCGGCTTGAAAAAGTACATCCGCAACAGCCCTTCGCCGAGCGGAATCGGGGTAGGGTCGCCGGGAGGGCAGGACTTTTACGTGATTCGCTATGCCGATGTGCTGCTGATGCGGGCCGAAGCCCTGCTCGAAACGAACCAACTGACCGAGGTGTATTCGCTGGTCAATCAGGTGCGGGCGCGGGTGCGAATGCCCAAGATAGAAGACGTGGAAGGCACGAACCTATCGCAGGTGGCCCTCCGCGACATTGTCCGGCATGAACGGCGCGTGGAGCTGGCCTTTGAAGGCTTACGCTTCTTCGACGTGAAGCGCTGGGGCGAGGTAGAAGCCGCCTACAAGCGGGCTACCGATGATCGGGTAGCCGCCTACCGACCCGTGTACCGGGGCCGTATGTCGGAGGTGTTCCCGATACCGCAAACCGAAATCGACGCCAACAAGAATCTGGTGCAGAACCCGGTTTGGAAGTAG
- a CDS encoding SusC/RagA family TonB-linked outer membrane protein yields MKSNCTLVQRGWNLGRWSARALLLLIGIALFATPVALAQSSLRITGSVVSAADGQSIPGASVTVKGTTTGTVTGADGSFSLTVPSRESVLQISNIGFTALEVPIGNQTQLKVSLQEDVAMLGEVVVVGYGEQKKINLTGAVETIRFDGAVNLPVTNTSQMMYGRFSGVQLTQSSGLPGADGSSINIRGIGTFGNSNPLVVIDNIQYNGLTEFNNLAPSDIESISVLKDASASAIYGARGANGVIVVTTKKGKKGKLTVDYNGYTGIQRVTVVPEYLDANNYALLRNERDRNANGANAPLRYSAADLEAIRTGSQPDQFANTNWARETLRDAPIQNHYLSFSGGSDNLTYRVSLGYLNQDAIVRGKFKSDRYTLGLNLTAKANQWLTLTNVTNAYWSKFRGPSGGADAITGETGIINQFQRSSPTIPAYYANGAFGIVDGSYQKVNFSFPSTNPLMTGLQGDNKQDNINISERVGLSANILRGLTFETSGSLVMNVQNISNFNPTLTTRDWAGQIVNQSLLNSLTNTFNFNYRLLNENILRYSTSWKQAHNLQLMAGHSVIYDKDDGFAGSLQGFPSDNIQEFNGGGVTNPSVSGAASEVSWQSFFGRVNYNYMEKYLLELNLRRDGSSKFGPSRRYGTFPSMSVGWNIAREPFMQSLNWVSNFKLRSSWGVSGNDRIGNYIYEQTYNTGLDYVLGDAVVGAVALTSLANPNITWETIRQLNVGLDLELFQNRLYFSADYFRRNSTDILYTNFPVPNSLGVTSLAAQNAAGMLNRGLELTANYTNNFGGLKLDLGANVTRMADNRVTSLGPGGEETISGNSIIRIGQPFNAYYGYRVLGVFQTKEEAAGAPVQFGSPLTAPGDLRYADVSGANGTPDGKIDAFDRVVIGNPFPRLIYNFNANMTYRGFDFTILFQGLDRVDRVLNGNGQLPMADDRNNALSYWLGRWTPENPSTTLPRLGGVNNTVLSSFYIQDASFLRLKNLELGYTLPVQLSSKVGIRKLRVYASGQNVLTFTKLKNFDPERTSGGNTDRLTPLYKIYSLGLNLKF; encoded by the coding sequence ATGAAGTCAAATTGTACTTTAGTTCAACGAGGGTGGAACCTGGGGCGATGGTCGGCAAGAGCGCTGCTACTGCTGATCGGAATCGCGTTGTTCGCAACACCCGTAGCCCTCGCTCAGTCGTCGCTACGCATCACCGGCTCGGTGGTGTCTGCGGCCGATGGCCAGAGCATCCCCGGCGCATCGGTCACCGTGAAGGGGACTACCACAGGCACGGTTACCGGTGCCGATGGGAGCTTTTCGCTCACGGTGCCCTCCCGGGAATCGGTATTGCAGATCAGCAATATTGGCTTCACGGCCCTCGAAGTGCCCATCGGTAATCAGACCCAGCTGAAGGTAAGCCTACAGGAAGACGTAGCCATGCTCGGCGAAGTGGTGGTAGTTGGTTACGGCGAACAGAAAAAAATCAACCTGACCGGGGCCGTCGAAACCATCCGCTTCGACGGGGCCGTAAACCTGCCGGTTACCAATACCTCGCAGATGATGTACGGTCGTTTTTCGGGGGTGCAGCTCACGCAGTCGAGCGGCTTGCCCGGTGCCGATGGGTCTTCGATCAACATTCGGGGAATTGGCACCTTCGGTAACAGTAATCCGCTGGTCGTTATCGACAATATTCAGTACAACGGCCTGACCGAATTCAACAACCTGGCTCCGTCTGACATCGAGAGTATTTCGGTGCTCAAAGATGCTTCCGCGTCGGCTATTTACGGGGCACGGGGAGCCAACGGGGTCATTGTGGTCACCACCAAAAAGGGGAAGAAAGGCAAACTAACCGTCGACTACAACGGCTACACGGGTATTCAGCGGGTCACGGTGGTGCCGGAGTACCTCGATGCCAATAATTACGCCCTGCTACGCAACGAGCGCGACCGCAACGCCAACGGTGCCAACGCCCCGCTGCGGTATTCGGCCGCCGATCTGGAGGCCATCCGAACCGGCTCCCAGCCCGATCAGTTCGCCAATACCAACTGGGCCCGCGAAACCCTGCGCGACGCGCCTATCCAGAATCATTACCTGTCGTTTTCGGGTGGTAGCGACAACCTCACGTACCGGGTGTCGCTCGGGTACCTCAACCAGGATGCGATTGTGCGCGGCAAATTCAAGTCGGACCGCTACACGCTGGGCCTGAATCTCACGGCTAAGGCTAATCAATGGCTTACCCTGACGAACGTGACCAACGCCTACTGGTCGAAATTCCGGGGGCCGTCGGGTGGTGCCGATGCCATCACCGGCGAAACGGGTATCATCAATCAGTTTCAGCGGTCGTCACCAACCATCCCGGCTTACTATGCCAACGGTGCATTTGGTATTGTGGATGGCTCCTATCAGAAAGTCAACTTCTCGTTTCCGTCTACCAATCCGCTGATGACCGGCTTGCAGGGCGATAACAAGCAGGACAACATCAATATCAGCGAGCGTGTGGGGCTTTCGGCCAATATTCTGCGGGGACTCACCTTCGAGACGAGCGGTAGCCTGGTGATGAACGTTCAGAACATCTCCAACTTCAACCCGACGCTCACCACCCGCGATTGGGCCGGGCAGATTGTGAACCAAAGCCTGCTCAACTCCCTAACCAATACCTTCAACTTCAATTACCGCCTGCTGAACGAGAACATTCTGCGTTACTCAACCAGCTGGAAGCAGGCGCACAACCTGCAACTGATGGCGGGTCATTCGGTGATTTACGACAAGGACGATGGCTTTGCCGGTTCATTGCAGGGCTTCCCGTCCGACAATATTCAGGAGTTCAACGGCGGAGGGGTTACCAATCCGTCGGTGAGCGGGGCCGCGTCGGAGGTTTCCTGGCAGTCGTTTTTCGGACGGGTCAACTACAACTACATGGAGAAGTACCTGCTGGAGCTGAACCTGCGTCGCGACGGCTCGTCGAAATTCGGTCCATCCAGGCGCTACGGTACTTTCCCGTCGATGTCGGTGGGCTGGAACATTGCCCGCGAACCGTTCATGCAGTCGCTTAACTGGGTTTCAAACTTTAAACTCCGGTCGAGCTGGGGGGTAAGCGGCAACGACCGGATCGGCAACTACATCTACGAGCAAACCTACAACACCGGCCTCGACTATGTACTTGGCGACGCGGTGGTGGGAGCTGTTGCCCTGACGAGTCTGGCCAACCCGAACATCACCTGGGAAACGATCCGGCAGCTTAACGTCGGCCTTGATCTCGAACTGTTCCAGAACCGGCTGTACTTCTCGGCCGACTATTTCCGCCGGAACAGTACCGACATTCTGTACACCAACTTCCCGGTGCCTAACTCCCTGGGGGTTACCTCGCTGGCCGCCCAAAACGCAGCCGGTATGCTCAACCGGGGTCTTGAACTAACGGCTAACTATACGAACAACTTCGGTGGGCTGAAACTGGATCTGGGTGCCAACGTCACCCGCATGGCTGATAACCGGGTCACGAGCCTTGGGCCGGGTGGCGAAGAAACCATCAGCGGCAACAGCATTATCCGTATCGGGCAGCCCTTCAACGCCTATTATGGCTACCGGGTGCTGGGCGTTTTTCAGACTAAAGAAGAGGCAGCTGGTGCCCCCGTGCAATTTGGTAGCCCCCTCACGGCTCCGGGCGATCTGCGCTACGCCGATGTGTCGGGTGCCAACGGAACCCCCGACGGTAAAATTGACGCCTTCGACCGGGTCGTCATTGGCAATCCGTTCCCCCGCCTGATCTACAATTTCAACGCCAACATGACCTACCGGGGCTTTGATTTTACCATCCTGTTTCAGGGCCTGGACCGGGTAGATCGGGTGCTGAACGGCAATGGTCAACTCCCCATGGCCGACGACCGTAACAACGCCCTGTCGTACTGGCTTGGCCGCTGGACCCCCGAGAACCCATCGACGACCTTACCCCGTCTGGGCGGTGTCAACAACACAGTTCTGTCGTCTTTCTACATCCAGGATGCCTCGTTCCTGCGGCTGAAAAACCTCGAACTGGGCTACACACTGCCCGTACAACTGAGCAGCAAAGTGGGCATCCGCAAGCTGCGCGTGTATGCGAGCGGGCAAAACGTCCTGACGTTTACCAAACTCAAAAACTTTGATCCCGAGCGGACTTCCGGCGGCAATACCGACCGCCTGACCCCCCTGTACAAGATTTATAGCCTTGGCTTAAACCTCAAATTCTAA